One genomic region from Leptospira tipperaryensis encodes:
- a CDS encoding LIC_10463 family lipoprotein codes for MVRFQAFTHGKIETKENEKYYDFILKQTENIQGVFQIDSTNSELRIRLIRVNFPFDTETDCTNTNSGNTYSCKIEIKSLEKASYRLTVFRNSKTEESSFNLFAGIFGNGYVHIE; via the coding sequence ATGGTCCGTTTTCAGGCATTTACTCACGGAAAAATAGAAACGAAGGAGAATGAAAAGTATTATGATTTCATTCTCAAGCAGACAGAAAACATACAGGGAGTCTTTCAGATCGATTCTACAAATTCGGAATTAAGAATTCGTTTGATTCGAGTGAATTTCCCGTTCGACACAGAGACAGACTGTACAAATACAAATTCAGGAAACACGTATTCCTGCAAAATAGAAATAAAATCTTTAGAAAAAGCAAGTTATCGACTGACAGTTTTTCGAAATTCTAAAACTGAAGAATCAAGTTTTAATCTTTTTGCCGGAATCTTTGGGAACGGTTATGTCCATATCGAATAA
- a CDS encoding Bor/Iss family lipoprotein encodes MSISNKSILLKIFIILLISFGSSFCQHVRVRLNQDPPKECLSEKADKKKCKHALEERERLNAEPSQMYVIPQAYYYWGLSPKNYPIDATHYCSNGVKEAHQYSTFFDSLYEQLTIGIYSPRTLVLICYN; translated from the coding sequence ATGTCCATATCGAATAAAAGTATTCTACTTAAGATTTTCATAATTCTTTTGATATCCTTTGGATCATCCTTTTGTCAGCACGTCCGGGTTCGTCTGAATCAGGATCCTCCGAAAGAATGTCTTTCCGAAAAAGCTGATAAAAAAAAGTGCAAACACGCTTTGGAAGAAAGAGAAAGACTCAATGCGGAACCTTCTCAGATGTATGTAATCCCTCAAGCTTATTACTATTGGGGTTTGAGTCCTAAAAATTATCCGATCGACGCGACCCATTATTGTTCTAACGGAGTCAAGGAGGCGCATCAATATTCTACGTTTTTTGATTCTCTCTATGAGCAATTGACGATAGGAATTTATTCTCCGAGAACTCTCGTTTTGATTTGTTATAACTGA
- a CDS encoding LA_3781 family PerA/PerB upregulated protein yields the protein MKVFKRILIAPFLLFALGCHNTTLQIYPNQTPIMNPTHEKPEITYTQGGYLVGMIENFKTPEVHCKEGKPQIFIQRNLMDSILHWTIGGIYTRRTVQVFCQK from the coding sequence ATGAAAGTTTTCAAAAGAATTTTAATCGCCCCATTCTTACTTTTTGCTCTTGGATGTCACAATACTACTTTGCAAATTTATCCGAATCAAACTCCGATTATGAATCCGACTCATGAGAAACCGGAAATCACTTATACACAAGGCGGTTATCTGGTAGGAATGATTGAAAATTTCAAAACGCCGGAAGTCCATTGTAAGGAAGGAAAACCTCAGATCTTTATTCAGAGAAATCTAATGGATAGTATTCTTCATTGGACGATCGGCGGAATTTATACGAGAAGGACCGTCCAAGTTTTTTGCCAGAAGTAA
- the add gene encoding adenosine deaminase, which produces MALTFGEILERIRIIDRDVTELNRLKSRLPADRPYSSSLQISFDKQINELLNERVGLMELEVLDPPSWILGVPTVGVPQETPVPIKGLFPSGDLSKEKPDDQDVINFLRELPKTEIHLHLEACVNKDTMKQLMAKNGISVTDEEFEAKFNFKDLNGFIQVFFFIQSLVKEPADFSYFVGSLAEYMRANNIVYTEVFFAPSKFIQNGLDFDEMVDYLVNRIREEKETDGITIRLLVDVSRSFGPENAMNNLNRVLKIRHPEVIGIGLGGAELMGPARDYQGVFQKAREAGLRVVAHSGEDDGPWAIWEAVELLKAERIGHGTSAIQDPELVRYLREKHIPIEICVTSNVFTGKYVRKEQNHPVRYYYDQGLPLSINTDDPEIFNVNLTYEYFKLWRFLDFSLDEIVDLIRQGVFASFHPNKETLWAEMEKKINVVKARYGLKK; this is translated from the coding sequence GTGGCTCTAACATTTGGAGAGATCTTAGAAAGAATCCGGATCATCGATCGAGATGTAACCGAACTCAATCGCCTCAAGTCCCGACTCCCCGCAGACCGCCCTTATTCTTCTTCTCTCCAGATCTCTTTTGACAAACAGATCAACGAACTCTTAAACGAACGCGTCGGACTTATGGAACTTGAGGTTCTGGATCCGCCTTCTTGGATTTTAGGAGTTCCTACAGTCGGGGTACCACAGGAAACTCCGGTTCCGATCAAGGGACTTTTTCCCTCCGGCGATCTTTCGAAGGAAAAGCCGGACGACCAGGACGTAATCAACTTCCTCCGCGAACTTCCAAAAACGGAAATCCATCTTCATCTCGAAGCCTGCGTGAACAAAGACACGATGAAACAACTCATGGCGAAGAATGGAATCAGCGTAACCGACGAAGAATTCGAAGCGAAGTTCAACTTCAAAGATCTCAACGGATTTATCCAAGTATTCTTCTTTATCCAATCGCTTGTCAAAGAACCCGCCGACTTTTCTTACTTTGTGGGAAGTCTCGCGGAATACATGCGGGCGAACAATATCGTCTATACCGAAGTATTCTTTGCCCCTTCTAAGTTCATCCAGAACGGACTCGACTTCGACGAGATGGTCGACTATCTCGTAAATAGAATTCGAGAAGAAAAAGAAACCGACGGAATCACCATACGTCTGTTAGTCGACGTCTCTCGATCCTTCGGACCTGAGAATGCGATGAACAATCTCAATCGAGTCCTCAAAATCAGACATCCGGAAGTGATCGGGATCGGACTCGGAGGCGCGGAGCTTATGGGGCCGGCCAGAGACTATCAGGGAGTTTTTCAAAAGGCAAGAGAAGCTGGACTTCGTGTTGTCGCTCACTCCGGAGAAGACGACGGACCGTGGGCGATCTGGGAAGCGGTGGAACTTCTCAAAGCCGAAAGAATCGGACACGGAACTTCCGCGATCCAAGATCCTGAACTCGTTCGTTATCTCAGGGAAAAACATATTCCGATCGAGATTTGTGTGACGTCTAACGTGTTCACCGGAAAATACGTAAGAAAAGAACAAAATCACCCGGTTCGCTATTACTACGATCAGGGACTTCCTCTCAGCATCAACACGGACGATCCTGAAATTTTCAACGTCAATCTTACCTACGAATATTTCAAACTCTGGAGATTTTTGGATTTTTCTTTGGACGAGATCGTGGATTTGATTCGTCAAGGAGTTTTTGCTTCCTTTCATCCGAACAAAGAAACTCTCTGGGCCGAAATGGAAAAGAAAATCAACGTCGTAAAAGCAAGATACGGTCTTAAAAAATAA
- a CDS encoding DegT/DnrJ/EryC1/StrS family aminotransferase has translation MSDMITARKSFLPFALPSISERAIEEVSSVLRSGWITSGPKVKEFEEEFARYTGADYALALNSATAGLHLALEAIGMSRGDAAICPAVTFTATAEVICYFDAEPILTDVDPIFNLMTPETLRATIERECTYQNGSLLHKKTGKTVRAILPVHLAGVICDMEGILEIAKEYHLYVIEDAAHAFPAVHKERKIGTLGDFTVFSFYATKGITTGEGGMVTTNHSHFAERIKLMRLHGINRETYDRPGWYYEVVSPGFKYNMTDVAAALGIVQLSEADDLWKKRIEIAELYKKEFADLPFLHLPLSAPDGEHSWHLFRVEVDRASSKIDRDIFASELKKRNIGSSLHFIPLFEHPFYSARYEYKKEHFPNSNAMYSRSLSLPLFPGMKEEDIQDVIKAVKEIFNGI, from the coding sequence ATGTCCGATATGATCACAGCTCGCAAAAGTTTTCTTCCTTTCGCACTTCCTTCCATCTCGGAAAGAGCGATCGAAGAAGTGTCCTCTGTCCTTCGCTCCGGCTGGATTACCTCCGGGCCCAAAGTCAAAGAATTCGAGGAAGAATTTGCCCGTTACACAGGCGCAGACTACGCACTCGCTCTAAACTCGGCGACCGCCGGTCTTCATCTCGCTCTCGAAGCCATCGGGATGAGCCGCGGAGACGCAGCCATATGCCCGGCCGTCACTTTCACTGCGACCGCCGAAGTAATCTGCTACTTCGACGCGGAGCCGATCCTCACCGACGTAGATCCTATCTTCAACCTCATGACTCCCGAAACTCTCCGTGCGACGATCGAAAGAGAATGCACGTATCAAAACGGATCCCTCCTTCATAAAAAAACGGGCAAAACCGTAAGAGCGATTCTTCCGGTTCATCTCGCGGGTGTGATCTGCGACATGGAAGGAATATTAGAGATCGCTAAAGAATATCATCTTTATGTAATAGAAGACGCGGCCCACGCGTTTCCCGCCGTTCACAAAGAACGAAAGATCGGGACCTTGGGAGACTTTACAGTCTTCAGCTTTTACGCGACAAAGGGAATCACAACGGGAGAAGGTGGAATGGTTACGACCAATCATTCCCATTTTGCGGAAAGAATCAAACTTATGCGTCTTCACGGAATCAACCGCGAAACCTACGATCGTCCGGGTTGGTATTACGAAGTGGTTTCTCCCGGCTTCAAATACAACATGACGGACGTCGCCGCGGCTCTGGGAATCGTTCAACTCTCCGAGGCGGACGATCTCTGGAAAAAAAGAATCGAAATCGCGGAGTTATATAAAAAAGAATTTGCTGATCTTCCCTTTCTTCATCTTCCGCTTTCCGCTCCCGACGGGGAACATTCCTGGCATCTCTTTCGAGTGGAAGTCGATCGTGCATCCTCCAAAATCGACAGGGATATCTTCGCTTCTGAATTAAAAAAACGGAATATAGGTTCGAGCCTTCACTTCATTCCTCTTTTCGAACATCCTTTCTACAGCGCTCGTTACGAATATAAAAAAGAACACTTTCCAAATTCGAACGCGATGTATTCCAGATCTCTCTCCCTTCCCCTTTTCCCGGGAATGAAGGAAGAAGACATTCAGGACGTCATCAAAGCGGTCAAAGAAATCTTTAACGGTATCTAA
- a CDS encoding alpha/beta fold hydrolase: MKELLGFQELEVETGGNSVCFLEKNPEKEKTILLIHGLLDSATGLRRLAPKIRQDYRILIPDIPGFGKSKLPDLKYLYQVDVFGDLIYEAIRKLDLKNLVLGGHSMGALIAMHIALRDREKRISKLVLIAPGGIPHPKRDEMKELLFPKTEEDMLKLIEALYYETPELPGRIARRALIQSWNELPNQFLTINTLEREEEIFLGKKLGEIKIPALIVSGKEDPITDASMTKKLHSYLKKSKLVFIPGAKHAIHMERPDELSLEINRYLD; the protein is encoded by the coding sequence ATGAAGGAGCTCCTCGGCTTTCAGGAGCTCGAAGTGGAGACCGGTGGGAACTCCGTTTGTTTTTTAGAAAAGAATCCCGAGAAAGAGAAAACGATTCTTTTGATTCACGGACTTTTGGATTCCGCGACGGGGTTACGAAGGCTCGCGCCGAAAATTCGACAAGACTATCGAATTCTCATTCCTGATATTCCAGGTTTTGGAAAGAGTAAACTACCCGATCTAAAGTATCTCTATCAAGTGGATGTATTCGGAGATCTGATCTACGAGGCGATTCGTAAGTTGGATCTCAAGAATTTGGTGTTAGGCGGTCATTCGATGGGGGCTTTGATCGCGATGCATATCGCGCTAAGAGACAGGGAGAAAAGAATTTCCAAATTAGTTTTGATCGCGCCCGGAGGGATTCCTCATCCGAAGAGGGATGAGATGAAAGAACTATTGTTTCCAAAGACGGAAGAAGATATGCTGAAACTCATAGAGGCTCTTTATTACGAAACCCCGGAGTTGCCCGGAAGAATCGCAAGAAGGGCGTTGATACAATCCTGGAACGAACTTCCGAATCAGTTTTTGACGATCAACACTTTGGAGAGGGAAGAGGAAATTTTCTTGGGAAAAAAATTAGGAGAGATCAAAATTCCGGCTTTGATCGTATCAGGAAAAGAAGATCCGATCACGGACGCATCTATGACTAAGAAACTCCATTCTTACTTAAAAAAGAGTAAACTCGTATTTATACCGGGCGCAAAACACGCGATCCACATGGAGAGGCCCGATGAACTTTCTTTGGAAATCAATCGGTATCTGGATTAG